In Massilistercora timonensis, the following are encoded in one genomic region:
- a CDS encoding sigma-70 family RNA polymerase sigma factor, whose amino-acid sequence MKCDGDTFAKMYQSVYQDLYRFALCILRDGQEAEDAVSEAVLAGYENIGKLRKEEAFKSWMFTILANQCKKRFRERARLVSLDQEETFFSVEARETDPGLALDVRKAFAVLPEEEQMIVGLSVFGGYTSREISRILRMNEHTVRSRKRRALEKMECVLE is encoded by the coding sequence ATGAAGTGTGACGGGGATACATTTGCAAAGATGTACCAGAGCGTGTACCAGGATCTGTACCGGTTCGCCCTCTGTATCCTGCGGGACGGACAGGAAGCGGAGGATGCAGTCAGCGAAGCGGTGCTGGCGGGCTATGAGAATATCGGGAAGCTGCGAAAAGAGGAGGCTTTTAAAAGCTGGATGTTCACCATCCTGGCGAACCAATGCAAAAAGCGGTTCCGGGAGCGGGCGCGCCTTGTAAGCCTGGACCAGGAGGAGACTTTCTTCTCCGTGGAGGCCCGGGAGACAGATCCGGGACTTGCCCTGGATGTGCGGAAGGCATTCGCCGTTCTGCCGGAGGAGGAGCAGATGATCGTGGGACTGTCTGTGTTCGGCGGATATACCAGCCGGGAGATCAGCCGGATCCTCAGGATGAACGAGCATACGGTCCGCTCCAGGAAAAGGCGGGCGCTGGAGAAGATGGAGTGTGTATTAGAGTAG
- a CDS encoding hydratase, which translates to MIKLYDNGVYLLNGTEIVESPEEAKARTGKEVSREEAAQQTMAYNILKEHNTSGNMERLQIKFDKLTSHDITFVGIIQTARASGLEKFPIPYVLTNCHNSLCAVGGTINEDDHMFGLTCAKKYGGVYVPPHQAVIHQYAREMLAGGGKMILGSDSHTRYGALGTMAMGEGGPELVKQLLNKTYDIKMPQVIGIYLDGEPMKGVGPQDVALAIIGATFGNGYVNNKVMEFVGPGVEKLSADFRISIDVMTTETTCLSSIWKTDEKIREFYEIHGREGDYKELNPGAVTYYDGMVYVNLSEIRPMIAMPFHPSNVYTIDEVNANLADVLHDVEKKAQVSLDGAVEYSLQDKIVNGKLYVDQGIIAGCAGGGFENICAAADIIRGHYIGADEFTFSVYPASTPIYMELVKNGAVADLMEAGTIVKTAFCGPCFGAGDTPANNAFSIRHSTRNFPNREGSKLQSGQIASVALMDARSIAATAANKGFLTPATDMDVEYKGRTYHFDQNIYANRVFDSKGVADPGVEIKFGPNIKDWPQMPALPENLILKVVSEIHDPVTTTDELIPSGETSSYRSNPLGLAEFALSRKDPAYVGRAKEVQKAQKALEAGEDPTEALTELKMVLSKITAEYPEVNTGNIGVGSTIFAVKPGDGSAREQAASCQKVLGGWANIANEYATKRYRSNLINWGMLPFITEENDQALSFKNGDYLFVPEIRKAVEEKASEVKAYLVGESLKEISLKLGDMTDAEREIICKGCLINYYRG; encoded by the coding sequence ATGATAAAATTATACGACAACGGAGTCTATCTCTTAAATGGTACCGAGATCGTGGAGAGCCCCGAGGAGGCGAAAGCCAGAACCGGGAAGGAAGTATCCCGGGAAGAGGCGGCTCAGCAGACCATGGCCTACAATATCCTGAAGGAGCACAACACTTCCGGGAATATGGAGCGGCTGCAGATCAAGTTTGACAAGCTGACCTCCCACGACATTACATTTGTGGGGATCATCCAGACGGCGAGAGCTTCCGGTCTGGAGAAGTTCCCCATCCCCTATGTGCTCACCAACTGCCACAATTCCCTGTGCGCGGTGGGCGGTACCATCAATGAGGATGACCACATGTTTGGACTGACCTGCGCCAAGAAGTACGGCGGCGTCTATGTGCCCCCTCATCAGGCGGTTATCCATCAGTATGCCCGGGAAATGCTGGCAGGCGGCGGCAAGATGATCCTGGGATCTGACAGCCACACCCGCTACGGCGCCCTGGGAACCATGGCCATGGGCGAGGGCGGACCGGAGCTGGTCAAGCAGCTTCTGAATAAAACTTATGATATCAAGATGCCTCAGGTGATCGGTATCTACCTGGACGGCGAGCCCATGAAAGGAGTAGGGCCTCAGGATGTGGCTCTGGCCATTATCGGAGCTACCTTCGGCAACGGATATGTGAACAATAAAGTTATGGAGTTCGTAGGCCCAGGCGTGGAGAAGCTGAGCGCGGACTTCCGGATCAGTATTGATGTAATGACCACAGAGACTACCTGCCTGTCCTCCATCTGGAAGACGGATGAGAAGATCCGGGAGTTCTATGAGATCCACGGACGGGAAGGGGATTACAAGGAATTAAACCCGGGAGCGGTCACCTATTACGACGGCATGGTCTATGTCAACTTAAGCGAGATCCGGCCGATGATCGCCATGCCCTTCCATCCATCCAACGTCTACACCATCGACGAGGTGAACGCCAACCTGGCGGACGTCCTCCACGATGTGGAGAAGAAGGCCCAGGTAAGCCTGGACGGCGCGGTGGAGTACTCTCTCCAGGATAAGATCGTAAATGGAAAACTGTATGTAGATCAGGGGATCATCGCCGGATGTGCCGGCGGCGGATTTGAGAATATCTGCGCGGCGGCGGATATCATCCGGGGCCATTATATCGGCGCGGATGAATTTACCTTCAGCGTCTATCCGGCCAGCACGCCGATCTACATGGAACTGGTGAAAAACGGCGCGGTAGCGGATCTGATGGAAGCAGGAACCATTGTGAAGACCGCCTTCTGCGGCCCCTGCTTCGGCGCGGGAGACACGCCGGCCAACAACGCGTTCTCCATCCGTCACTCCACCAGAAACTTCCCCAACCGGGAGGGCTCCAAGCTGCAGAGCGGCCAGATCGCGTCGGTGGCGTTGATGGACGCCCGTTCCATCGCGGCAACGGCGGCCAACAAGGGATTCCTGACGCCGGCCACTGATATGGACGTAGAGTACAAAGGACGCACCTATCATTTTGATCAGAATATTTACGCCAACCGGGTATTTGACAGCAAGGGCGTGGCAGATCCCGGCGTGGAGATCAAGTTCGGCCCTAACATCAAAGACTGGCCGCAGATGCCGGCGCTTCCGGAGAACCTGATCCTGAAGGTGGTATCTGAGATCCACGATCCGGTGACCACCACAGACGAGCTGATCCCCTCCGGCGAGACTTCTTCTTACCGGTCCAATCCGCTGGGCCTGGCAGAGTTCGCCCTGTCCAGGAAGGACCCGGCCTATGTGGGACGGGCCAAGGAAGTGCAGAAGGCCCAGAAGGCCCTGGAGGCAGGGGAAGACCCAACAGAAGCCCTGACAGAGCTAAAGATGGTGCTTTCGAAGATCACAGCGGAATATCCGGAGGTCAACACCGGAAACATTGGCGTGGGCAGCACCATTTTCGCAGTGAAGCCGGGAGACGGATCTGCGAGAGAGCAGGCGGCCTCCTGTCAGAAAGTGCTGGGCGGCTGGGCCAATATCGCCAATGAGTACGCTACCAAACGGTACCGCTCCAACCTGATCAACTGGGGAATGCTTCCCTTCATCACGGAAGAGAACGACCAGGCCTTGAGCTTTAAGAACGGAGACTATCTGTTTGTGCCGGAGATCCGGAAGGCAGTGGAGGAGAAGGCGTCCGAAGTGAAGGCTTATCTTGTGGGAGAGAGTCTCAAAGAGATCAGCCTGAAGCTGGGAGATATGACAGATGCAGAGCGGGAGATCATCTGCAAGGGATGTCTGATCAATTATTACAGAGGATAG
- a CDS encoding helix-turn-helix domain-containing protein — MLSNQILHRTVQDIREITGLECSVWDVRGTCLVRTSEKAIEMEQDVRAFCTSGQESRIGGEEGFFLIRDDEDPVYVLALRGSEEEMGLAGRMGASQLGNLILAYKERMDKNRFVQNLLLDNLLMVDVYNQARKMRIPTELKRAVFLIQAKNEGDNLIMDTLKGLYATGTRDFVTAVDEENIILVKALEEPEGYPYLAQTARVLVDTLNMEAMVSVRVSYGTIVQELRDVSRSYKEAAMAMEVGKVFYVDKNIFAYNELGIGRLIHQLPASLCEMFLREVFEDQEAETFGEEELTTVFTFFDNNLNISETARQLHVHRNTLVYRLEKIEKKTGLDVRIFEDALTFKIAIMVADHMKDLENRRS; from the coding sequence GTGTTATCAAATCAGATATTGCATAGAACAGTGCAGGATATCCGGGAGATCACCGGACTGGAATGTTCCGTATGGGATGTGCGGGGGACCTGCCTGGTCAGGACCAGTGAGAAAGCCATAGAGATGGAGCAGGATGTGCGGGCGTTCTGTACCTCGGGACAGGAGAGCCGGATCGGCGGAGAGGAAGGATTCTTTCTGATCCGTGATGATGAGGATCCGGTCTATGTGCTGGCGCTGCGGGGCAGCGAAGAAGAGATGGGCCTTGCGGGCCGGATGGGCGCAAGCCAGCTTGGGAACCTGATCCTGGCCTATAAAGAACGGATGGATAAGAACCGGTTCGTCCAGAATCTTCTGCTGGACAATCTTCTGATGGTGGATGTGTATAATCAGGCGAGAAAGATGCGGATCCCCACGGAACTGAAGCGGGCAGTGTTCCTTATCCAGGCCAAGAACGAAGGGGACAACCTGATCATGGACACCCTGAAGGGCCTGTACGCCACCGGCACCAGGGATTTTGTGACGGCGGTGGATGAGGAGAATATCATCCTGGTGAAAGCCCTGGAGGAACCGGAGGGATACCCGTATCTTGCCCAGACGGCCCGGGTCCTGGTGGACACTCTGAATATGGAAGCCATGGTCAGCGTGCGGGTTTCCTACGGGACCATCGTGCAGGAATTACGGGATGTGTCCCGGTCTTACAAGGAGGCCGCCATGGCCATGGAAGTGGGCAAGGTCTTCTATGTGGACAAAAATATCTTCGCCTACAATGAGCTGGGGATCGGAAGGCTGATCCATCAGCTGCCGGCGTCCTTATGTGAAATGTTCCTGCGGGAAGTGTTCGAGGACCAGGAGGCGGAAACATTCGGGGAGGAAGAACTGACCACCGTCTTCACCTTCTTCGACAACAACCTGAACATCTCAGAGACTGCGCGCCAGCTGCACGTACACCGGAACACGCTGGTGTACCGGCTTGAGAAGATCGAGAAAAAAACAGGCCTGGACGTCCGGATCTTCGAGGACGCCCTGACCTTTAAGATCGCCATCATGGTGGCAGATCATATGAAAGACTTAGAGAACAGGAGGAGCTAA